A region of the Mesobacillus jeotgali genome:
CCTTTTTGAATTTCACCCTATTTTTCATAAAAAATAGACCTTATTATCTTAACTTTTAGGCCATTTCTGGACTTCTCCATGTCCAGTTGGCCATCTTCTTCAAGTTCAAGGCAGCGAAAGTAAGCATCGCCTGCATCGACAATTTTTTAAGTCCCCTCAGGGTTGTCCAACGCATGCCATGCTTTTCTTTTGCATCTGCGAATACACGCTCAATGGTTTCTTTGCGCTTCGCATAGATATCTCTTACTTCTGATTTGTGCCTTAAGTGATCGGCTTCTTCCACATATTCTTGCCAGATATGGCGCGTTACCACCTTTTGGTGGTCTTTGCTTTCTGTGCATTGCGCTAAAAATGGACAGGTAGCGCAGATATGTTTAGGGGATTTATACTCACGATACCCCTCTTTCGTGGTGGTGGAATACCTTAGGACCTCACCGGCAGGGCACAAATAACAATCGTAGAATTCGTCATATACATACTCATATTTACGGAAGAAGCCGTCCTTCGTTCGTGGTCGGGTATAAGGCAAAGCCGGGGTCATTTCGTTTTCTATCAGAAACTTCGTAATCGCTGGAGTTTTATAGGCTGCGTCGGCCGCAACGGCATTAGGCTTTCCAACTTTCTCTATCACTTGTTCTACCAGTGGCTCAAGGATCAGGCTGTCATGCGTGTTACCAGGTGTCACAATTGTCCCCAGGACAAATCCGTTACGATCTGATGCCGCATGGAAAGAGTAGGCAAACTGCTTTGTCCGTTCGTCCTTGACGTAGTACCCACTCTCAGGATCGGTCGTACTTTCCTTGATTTCCTTCGTTTCTTCCTTATCGAACTTATCAGGGGGAAAAGGTTTCTTCCCATGGTCTTCCCGATCCAGATTGATCTCTTCCTGGAGTTTCTCTTGATACGCCCGTGTTTCCTTACGCACTACTTTTTTCTCGAATTTATGTTTATTCGCACTGGCTTTTACGTGGGTTGAATCAATGAAGACGTGTTCTGCACTAATAAGTTTCTTATCAGCTGCGGTCTTAAGAATTCGATAGAAGATCTGTTCAAACAAATCAGTGTCTTTAAAACGGCGTTCGTAATTCTTCCCGAAGGTGGAGAAGTGGGGAACTTTATCATGGAATCCATAACCCAAAAACCAGCGGTAGGCCATGTTCGTTTCTACTTCTACAATGGTCTGGCGCATGGAACGGATGCCGAATGTATATTGAATGAATGAGAGTTTAATCAGAATAACAGGGTCAATGCTTGGGCGGCCTACTTCCGAATACACATCTTTCACCAAGTCATAAATGAAAGAAAAATCTAGGGCAGCTTCCATCTTACGGACTAAATGTTCCTGAGGAACCAGTTGGTCTAAAGCAACCATTTCTAATTGATCTCGTTGGATTGGATTATTTTTCGAAAGCATCTTTATCACCTCAAGCGTTATATATATCTATTTTAAAATAGACTTATGTATAGTTCCACGTTAATTTTGGAAGCCCTGTTGATTGGAGTGGAAGGCGCGTAGACTCCTGCGGGCTCAGCTGGACAGGTGAGACCCCGCAGACGCCAGCGGCGGTGAGGAGGCTCACCGCCAGCCCCGCGGAAAGCGAAGCGCCTGGAACGGAAATCAACAGCCCACATTCCAGCACCAACCAAAAAAGACTGTAGACAAGCTCGATTTCCATCGAGTTTGTCTACAGTCTGAAATCATGACAACTGTCATGATTTTTTGGATTCTATTACAATCTCGGCTTTTTCTAGATTGTCGATAATGATTTTAGCCACTTCTGACGCTGACCGGAATCTTGTCGGGTCTGACACATGTTCACTTTCATCCCAGAAAGGAGTGTTCATCCCGCCCATATAGGCTGCGACAAAGCGAATACCTGTACCTTCATACTCCTTCTGAAGGCTTTCTGTAAAGCCCCTGACCGCAAATTTACTTGAACAGTAGACTGCCTCATTCTTTTTCCCGCGAAGTCCTGCGGTTGATACAATATTGAGTATCAGACCTTCATCAATTTGTTCAAAATAGGGAAGGATAGCCTTCGTCATATGGATGGTCCCGAAAACATTCGTCTGGAACATTTCTTCAATTTCAGTATCAGAGGTTTCGGAGAATGGGCCGAAGTAACCCAGACCGGCATTATTTACAAGACCGTATAGCTCATGCTTTTTACTGAGCAATAAAGCTTTTTCCTTGATATCCTCAATGTTGCGCAGGTCTAGGGGCATGACCGTGGCACTTCCTCCGGATTGTTCGATCTGCTTTTTGACATCGTTTAGCTTATCTTCTGTTCTTCCTGTTAAAATCATATGATAATCCTGTTTCGACAGCAGCAGGGAGAGTTCCTTACCCAGACCTGTGCCGGCACCAGTTACAATGATTGCTTTCATGATAGCCTCCTTAAGATAACATGCTATAATTTAGTTATATCTTAAATGCTTGAATGTTAAAAGCGAGAACAATCCAGGAGTGAATAGATATGGGCAGAGAAAAACGATACAGCGAGATGAATGAATATGAATTGAATCAGGAAATCGCAGGTCTTAGGGATAAGGCCAGGAAAGCAGAACAAATGGGAATGGGCAGTGAACTTGCTGTTTACGAGCGGAAAATTGCTATGGCTAAATCCTATATGCTGAACCCAGATGACTTTAAGCCTGGGGAAGTTTATGGCATTGAAGGCGACCCGGGGTCCTACTTTAAAATTGATTATATGAATGGCGTTTTTGCCTGGGGAGCGCGTCTCAATGGAGATGGAAAGGAAGAGGCACTGCCGATTTCCCTGTTGTTGGAATTGGAGCAAAACCAGAATTAGTTTACATCTGGTTCTGCTCCTGGCTTACTTAAGGAACAACTACACTATGTCATCGGGAGCTTTTAGTGATCCTTAATGACTGCTGAAGTATCATCTTCACGGTGAGATGAAGCATACATGCGCTCCTGCGGATGGGTATTGATGGTACCGTCTGCTCTTGTTGAAGCATACTCCGCTTTTGCGCGAGGCTCGCCCTCGAGCTTGTTGTTATTCTGATTTGGGAAGTTCGTTACTTTATTTCGCATAATGCCCTCCGTGACGGGTGAAATTACGTGTAATGCCAAAATGGCTGCACGCATTCATAGTATTCGAGTAATGATAGGCATTCATAACAACATTAAATATTGGCAAAGGGTGATCAAGATGCAGGAAACTCACGAAAAGCTAGCCAGCTTGCTGCAGGAAAAAAACAGCGGCATCACTTATGAACAGGCCTTGAGGTGGGTAGAGCTTTTATGGAGCGACTTCGAAGCAACCTATGCAAAAGCCGGCCATAAATATATGGGCAGCGAAATGACCGAAAAGGTCGTCCGCCAGTGGGTTGAGAATTATGGCGGCCAGCTGCACGAATTCGTTGCCAGAAATCCAAAGTATAAGCATTTATTGGATGAAGAGTAACTCGTTTATTTGAATCCCCCGTTTTCACGGGGTTTTTGTTTTTTGTCTAGGTGAACGTTTAGCTTAAATGGTTTAGGTATGCACTTTAGATTTGCAGAAATTTACCGACTAGATGGGAAATCTCAATAACCGGTCACATAAATAAAAATTTCTCACCGACAGAGAAGATGAAAAAAGGAGATCGGTCACATGAATAACACATATGTGACCGAAGAGAAGAGGAAACGCGAAGATCGGTCACATAAATAACAAATATGTGCCCGAAGAGAAGGAAAAATGCAGAGATGGGTCACATAAATAACAAATAAGTGCCCGATGAGAAGGGGAAACGCGTAGGTGGGTCACATAAATAACAAATATGTGCCCGAAGAATAGGGGAAACGCGTAGATGGGTCACATAAAGAACAAATATGTGCCCGAAGAGAAGGGAAAACGCGTAGATGGGTCACATAAAGAACAAATATGTTACCGAAGTGAAGGGAATACCTGAAAACCGGCCACTTAACCTGCAGCAATCCCGAACAAATATTCACTTTCCCAAATCGTGACCCCATACCCATACCATGGCTCAGACAAAGTATCCTCCTACCAGTGATCCTTCCAATTTAACGCCCTGCCCACATTCCAACAAAAAAACCGGGTAAAAAACACACCCGGTTTATCCTTCTCCAGGAAGGAATTCTAATTTCTTTCGTAATTTTTCCTCACTGTAAATCCAGCCTGTATAAGAGCTGAGGATTTGCAGGTCCTTGCTCAGGTTCACTACGGCAACAAAAGGGTAGTGTCCATTGCTGCGATAGCGTAAATCAATGAACCTGACTTCGTAAAAATCATCATATTCGTCACATTCCCAACGGTAGACTGGTGAGAAGGATAGGAAAGCTGAAAGGTTTTTATCCTTCTTGGCCGCTTCAAGCACGGGAGTTTCTGGGACCGGGACACGGTTGAACTGATCCAGGATCCGTACATGGCGTTTATGACCACGTCCGACGAAGAACTGATGCTTGTTCATGACTGCAATACGCCAATGGTTGAATCGCATTGTCGGAGCAATAATAATTTCCGTAGCATCAGGAACAATGTTCTCAACCGCACATCTAATCCGATGCTTGACGATAAAACGGTAAATATAGTAGAGCACGAGGATTCCATAAATGGTTAAAAATGTATACCCTGGGTGTGCTCCAAATGCCCAGAGGAACAAACCAACGACATGAAGCGCAAATATAATTGGGTCAAATGTGTTGATGACTCCCAATGCGACCCATTTCGACGAAAACGGCCTTAGTGCCTGGGTTCCATAGGCATTAAAAATGTCGACAAAAACATGAAGGAAAACAGCAATGAATGTCCAAATCCATAAGTGCAGCAAATTTGCTTCCGGATAAAAAAGGTAAATTGCTCCGGAAATCAATAGCGGCCACAGGAGGACAGCTGGAATAGAATGTGTGATTCCTCGATGGTTACGTATATAAACTGCATTATTCCTAAGTTTTAAAACAGTATCTATATCCGGGATTTGTGATCCGACGAGTGTAGCAATCAGTACGCTGCTGGCAGTGATGCTGCTTTCGCTGACTACTGGATCAAGCGTCGCCAACCCGCCAAGAGCGAATCCCATTACAACATGGGTACCTGTATCCATGGAAACGCCTCCTCTTTCAAATTTTTTTTGTTACCAAGTTCATGGCAGGTAAAAGTTCTTGTCACAATGCAAATAATCGTTTACTTTTAAAGGGCTGTACTATTCAGTCCCATTGAAAGTTCATAGGGAGCTGATTAAATGATCCAGATGATTATCCAATATGAAGTAAAACAAAATCTGCTTGGCCAATACGTTCAGGCAATTAATCGAATTTCAGAGATGCTTCCTGATTTTGAAGCTTATATGTTTTCATGCAGCCGGTCGGATGAGCGAAATATATTCATTGAATCATTCTTTGTACCGACTGAAGCTCATTACCATGCATTGAAAAAAATGCGTCTTTCCCGGAAGCATTCAGTATTCGGAATGCTTGAGGACTGCGTTCCGGGAGGACTCGAACGAATTGGCTTTATGGCGATCAAGCAGAAGCGTTAATATTATATTCCCAAATTTCCGGAAAGTTTAACACCTGGAGGAACAAAAGTGGCAACTGACATCAAGAAATGTGTAGATAAAATGGATATAAAATCCTTTCAGGATGACTTAATAGGATGGTTTGTTAATGAGCAGCGAGAACTGCCATGGAGAAAGGATCAAGATCCTTATAAAGTGTGGGTATCAGAAATCATGCTTCAACAAACTAGAGTAGATACTGTCATCCCTTATTTTAATCGGTTTTTGGAGAAATTTCCAACGATAGAGGCGCTTGCGTCTGCCGATGAAGAAAAGGTCTTAAAAGCCTGGGAAGGTCTTGGTTATTATTCCCGTGTCCGCAACTTACAATCCGCTGTCAGGGAAGTGCATCAGAATTACGGAGGCGTTGTACCTGATTCACCAGAAGGTATCTCCTCCTTAAAAGGGGTTGGCCCATACACCGCTGGGGCCATTCTCAGTATCGCTTACGGAAAGCCTGAGCCCGCAGTCGACGGAAATGTCATGAGGGTTTTATCCAGGATATTGCTGATCTGGGATGACATTGCCAGACCTGCTTCACGTAAAATATTTGAAGCTGCTGTCAGGGAAGTTATCTCGCATGAAAACCCATCCTATTTTAATCAGGCCTTAATGGAGCTGGGAGCCCTCATTTGTACACCAACGTCACCTTCATGCCTTCTCTGCCCGGTCAGGGATCATTGCGAGGCTTTCCATGAAGGAGTACAAACTGAACTTCCGGTAAAAACAAAAAAGAAAAAGCAAAAAAACGTCCTGCTTGCGGCTGGTATTTTTAAAGATAGCCAGGGCAAAATCCTGATACGGAAAAGGCCAGAAACTGGTTTGCTGGCAAACTTATGGGAGTTCCCGACTGTTGAATTAAACCTGGAATTCCAAAGGCAGCGAGAGCAGCTGGGGGAACATTTCGAGGAACTTTATGGCTCGTTTCCAAAGATAAATGATTCTTTAGGCGAAATTGAACATGTTTTTTCACATCTTAAATGGAATATTCATGTATTCAGCGGAAGTTTTCAAGATGATATCCCGCAAACCCCGCATTTAAAACTTGTTACCGAAGACGAGATCCAGGAGTTTGCCTTTCCAGTACCTTATCAAAAAATGCTGAAACAGTATATCGAGTTTAAAAAGGCTGACTAACCGCTCTGGTTTGTCAGCCTTCTAATTTAATCGTAGCTGACTTTTGTACCATGGGTGTAATCGGCTTCGCCACGTCCCAGGCCGCCCCTGCGCTCTATTTCTTCAACAATTTCCCTGTGGATCGTCTGTCCCTCAGCATTTAAATATGGTACCATCTGCTGCAAAGAGTGATGGAAAAAGGCAAGCTCACTGTCTTTCCAATCGGTCTTTGACATCATTGAAAGTTCAGTCATATCACGGCCAACGTACATAAGAAATCATCCTTTCAATAAGTATCTTATTGTTATTGTTTTCAGCGATACGGTTTTTTATCAATGCTCTTTCGCTGGACTCTTAATAAAAGCTTGATATAAATAAAATTTTTTTACTGCATATGCAGTTGGGGATTTTCCCGAGAAGTGCTTTTGAAAACCAACGCGTTATCTTTACCAGAAACTATCCAGTCAAAAACCGCTTTTAACAATCTTCTTTTTTGAAGACTTATTGTCATATATACCTGAAAAAGCTAAAATGAAACAAAATTAGCTTTCCGCTTTTAGCAGGAAGAGGATAAGAAAGGAATTTGCACATGACACAAAAAGTAGCACTAATAACAGGAAGCAGCCGTGGAATCGGCAAAGCTGCAGCAATCAGGCTGGCAAAAGAAGGATATGACATTATCGTTAATTATGCACGCAGCAAATCGGCAGCCTTGGAAACAGCGCAGGAAATCGAAGCACTTGGAAGGAAGGCTATGGTCATTAAAGCGAATGTCGGAGACGTCAGTAAAATAAAGACGATGTTCGAACAAATTGACGCAGAATTCGGAAGGCTGGATGTGTTCGTGAACAATGCCGCATCAGGAGTGCTAAGGCCAGCGATGGAATTGGAAGAATCCCATTGGGACTGGACAATGAACATCAACAGCAAAGCATTGTTATTCTGCGCCCAGGAGGCAGCCAGGCTGATGGAAAGAAATGGCGGGGGTAAGATTGTCAGCATCAGTTCACTTGGGTCCATACGTTATTTGGAAAACTACACAACAGTAGGTGTTTCCAAGGCGGCATTAGAAGCACTGACGCGTTATCTGGCTGTTGAACTGGCACGAAAAAACATTGTGGTCAATGCCGTATCGGGGGGAGCTGTCGATACGGAAGCATTGACGCATTTTCCTAACAGAGAAGAGCTGCTTGCAGAGGCTAGAGAAAAAACTCCAGCCGGAAGAATGGTCGATATTGAGGATATGATCAATGCCGTCATGTTCCTTTTAAAGGATGAATCGAGCATGATTCGCGGACAGACAATCATTGTTGATGGCGGTATATCGTTATTAGTGTAAAAACAAAATTTTAGATATTGATTGGTAAAAATTAGTCGGATATTACACCCCGCGGATGGTTAATCTATATTTCGTGGAGGTGATAAACAATGGCAAAACAACCTAACCAAACTCAAGCTGGAACTAACATTCAAGAAGTTCGTCAGCAAAACGCTCAATCTGCTGGACGCCAAGGTCAATTTGGTACTGAATTTGCTAGCGAAACTAACGCTGCAGAAGTACGCCAGCAAAACGCTCAAGCAGCTCGTGGCGGACAAGGCCAATTCGGTACTGAATTCGCAAGCGAAACTAACGCTCAAGAAGTACGCCAGCAAAACCAGCAAGCTGAAGCTCGCAAAAGCCAAAACTCTGGTCAACAGCGTTAATATCACCTAAATGAAAGGCACTCTATTCCAGAGTGCCTTTTCCATTGTAATTGAAACCTGCGTTGCTGTTTCAAAAAGAAGCTGGAGGCCCTGTCTAGCCCAATGCCCGTCCTAGTTAGATACCTTTATTACTTGTACACCCAACTAAATAACACTTCATCCAATTTATACATGGAATTAATAACATTCCATTCGACAAAGGTTCCGATTCCTCTACATAACTAGTCAAAGGAATTTAAAAGCCGCCCAAGAATACAAATAGGAGATAAATTTTACAGGCGGTGGATAAGCATGGATAAATTTAACGAATTGGTATCTACTCAAATGCAAACAATGGAAAAGCTTCTGTATTTGCAATCTGAACTGGAAAGGTGTCAGGAAATCGAAAAACAGCTGGATGCCCTGAAGCAAAGTGCAGAGTTAGAGGAGCTTCGCTTGGAAATTGATCGTAAAAAGCTTGATCTGCAGGAAATTCACCGGATGTTTGAAAAACAGACGGAGGAAGTAATCCATACTTACCAGCAGCTAGCTGTAACTATTCGCTAATAACAGTTAATGTAAGGATAAAAAATGAATTTTTATAAAAATTTAAGCAATTTTAAAGGGCGATCGAGGAAATCGATGGCTCTTTTGTTTTAAATTCTCATGTTAACCGTTATAATAATAAAAAATAGGAATCGTTCTTTGTTGCCTTTTGTCGTTTTGAAGAACTGAGATAAATATACATTTATAGGTTGCAAAGTTTCCGGGAAAGGAAAGTAGGGGAGAAGAACATGGGCGTACCCACAGAAGGTGAACCGATCCAAATCCATAGTTATAAGCATAATGGGCACATCCATCGAGTCTGGGAAGAAACTACCGTCTTAAAGGGCACACAGAATCTGGTAATTGGCGGAAACGATCGGACTGTCGTGACTGAATCAGACGGCAGGACTTGGATTACGAGAGAGCCTGCGATCTGTTACTTCCACTCTCAGCTGTGGTTCAACGTTATAGGCATGATCCGGGAAGATGGCGT
Encoded here:
- a CDS encoding IS1182 family transposase, with the protein product MLSKNNPIQRDQLEMVALDQLVPQEHLVRKMEAALDFSFIYDLVKDVYSEVGRPSIDPVILIKLSFIQYTFGIRSMRQTIVEVETNMAYRWFLGYGFHDKVPHFSTFGKNYERRFKDTDLFEQIFYRILKTAADKKLISAEHVFIDSTHVKASANKHKFEKKVVRKETRAYQEKLQEEINLDREDHGKKPFPPDKFDKEETKEIKESTTDPESGYYVKDERTKQFAYSFHAASDRNGFVLGTIVTPGNTHDSLILEPLVEQVIEKVGKPNAVAADAAYKTPAITKFLIENEMTPALPYTRPRTKDGFFRKYEYVYDEFYDCYLCPAGEVLRYSTTTKEGYREYKSPKHICATCPFLAQCTESKDHQKVVTRHIWQEYVEEADHLRHKSEVRDIYAKRKETIERVFADAKEKHGMRWTTLRGLKKLSMQAMLTFAALNLKKMANWTWRSPEMA
- a CDS encoding SDR family NAD(P)-dependent oxidoreductase yields the protein MKAIIVTGAGTGLGKELSLLLSKQDYHMILTGRTEDKLNDVKKQIEQSGGSATVMPLDLRNIEDIKEKALLLSKKHELYGLVNNAGLGYFGPFSETSDTEIEEMFQTNVFGTIHMTKAILPYFEQIDEGLILNIVSTAGLRGKKNEAVYCSSKFAVRGFTESLQKEYEGTGIRFVAAYMGGMNTPFWDESEHVSDPTRFRSASEVAKIIIDNLEKAEIVIESKKS
- a CDS encoding YfhH family protein translates to MGREKRYSEMNEYELNQEIAGLRDKARKAEQMGMGSELAVYERKIAMAKSYMLNPDDFKPGEVYGIEGDPGSYFKIDYMNGVFAWGARLNGDGKEEALPISLLLELEQNQN
- a CDS encoding small, acid-soluble spore protein K, which translates into the protein MRNKVTNFPNQNNNKLEGEPRAKAEYASTRADGTINTHPQERMYASSHREDDTSAVIKDH
- a CDS encoding YfhJ family protein, yielding MQETHEKLASLLQEKNSGITYEQALRWVELLWSDFEATYAKAGHKYMGSEMTEKVVRQWVENYGGQLHEFVARNPKYKHLLDEE
- a CDS encoding metal-dependent hydrolase gives rise to the protein MDTGTHVVMGFALGGLATLDPVVSESSITASSVLIATLVGSQIPDIDTVLKLRNNAVYIRNHRGITHSIPAVLLWPLLISGAIYLFYPEANLLHLWIWTFIAVFLHVFVDIFNAYGTQALRPFSSKWVALGVINTFDPIIFALHVVGLFLWAFGAHPGYTFLTIYGILVLYYIYRFIVKHRIRCAVENIVPDATEIIIAPTMRFNHWRIAVMNKHQFFVGRGHKRHVRILDQFNRVPVPETPVLEAAKKDKNLSAFLSFSPVYRWECDEYDDFYEVRFIDLRYRSNGHYPFVAVVNLSKDLQILSSYTGWIYSEEKLRKKLEFLPGEG
- the mutY gene encoding A/G-specific adenine glycosylase; translated protein: MDIKSFQDDLIGWFVNEQRELPWRKDQDPYKVWVSEIMLQQTRVDTVIPYFNRFLEKFPTIEALASADEEKVLKAWEGLGYYSRVRNLQSAVREVHQNYGGVVPDSPEGISSLKGVGPYTAGAILSIAYGKPEPAVDGNVMRVLSRILLIWDDIARPASRKIFEAAVREVISHENPSYFNQALMELGALICTPTSPSCLLCPVRDHCEAFHEGVQTELPVKTKKKKQKNVLLAAGIFKDSQGKILIRKRPETGLLANLWEFPTVELNLEFQRQREQLGEHFEELYGSFPKINDSLGEIEHVFSHLKWNIHVFSGSFQDDIPQTPHLKLVTEDEIQEFAFPVPYQKMLKQYIEFKKAD
- the fabL gene encoding enoyl-[acyl-carrier-protein] reductase FabL, giving the protein MTQKVALITGSSRGIGKAAAIRLAKEGYDIIVNYARSKSAALETAQEIEALGRKAMVIKANVGDVSKIKTMFEQIDAEFGRLDVFVNNAASGVLRPAMELEESHWDWTMNINSKALLFCAQEAARLMERNGGGKIVSISSLGSIRYLENYTTVGVSKAALEALTRYLAVELARKNIVVNAVSGGAVDTEALTHFPNREELLAEAREKTPAGRMVDIEDMINAVMFLLKDESSMIRGQTIIVDGGISLLV
- a CDS encoding gamma-type small acid-soluble spore protein, producing the protein MAKQPNQTQAGTNIQEVRQQNAQSAGRQGQFGTEFASETNAAEVRQQNAQAARGGQGQFGTEFASETNAQEVRQQNQQAEARKSQNSGQQR
- a CDS encoding YgaB family protein yields the protein MDKFNELVSTQMQTMEKLLYLQSELERCQEIEKQLDALKQSAELEELRLEIDRKKLDLQEIHRMFEKQTEEVIHTYQQLAVTIR